One Papaver somniferum cultivar HN1 unplaced genomic scaffold, ASM357369v1 unplaced-scaffold_135, whole genome shotgun sequence genomic window, gcattttttttttaaataggacCTTTGCCTTATTTTCCCTATATTCAAAAACAAAAGACAATGTAGACACTTTGCAGCGCACATATTATCACAAATGTAGACACTAAACAGGCCTGGGGAAAGGCCTTTGTTTTCGCATCAACCACTTCTTACTTAAACCTGGGGTTAAAACCATAAAAGTGCTTGCGCGGCCTGAATCACTATCGCAAAAATCTATGGCATCCAAATACGACTTCCAGATCTGGCACGCAATGATCACTGGTGCTTATCATTATCTTCTCAGAACGCGCTATACAAGGATATCCTTTAAACTCCAGAAGATGATCAACCGCTAAATATTGACGCTCATTCATTTTTGTCAGGGTCAGATTACATACTGCCGGGAGTCGCATTAAGTGAATCTTTTCCCTATGGAGGGAGGTCGAACGAGAGCAACATTTCCATCTTACAATCATTACCAACTTCACTAGTCGTCCTCCAAAGAAATCGCCCCCGCAAAAGGTGTCTGGTTTACAAAACGATCTCGAAACATCTAGTTATCATTCGACTAGGAAAAGGTGAAGAAGTACCAGGTGCTGGTGACATTTTAGACATTTTAGTCGTTATGTTTCTCCATGAACACGTTCCAGTGTAATGACCATGCAAAGAAACTCGTTGTCTTTTGAAGTAAAAACAATTACAGCCTTGTATACTTGTGATAAAAAACCAAAACCATGGCACAAGTACATGTACCCCCGATTGTAGTCACATAGGAGAGGGTAGGTGTTTGAGATCCGGCGGGGTTGACCAAAACAATTGAACCCACAACATCATCAGGTATACTCGCTATTTTAAACGTGAATTATCTGGTATACTCGCAAATTAATGAAAAAACAACATCATCAGGTGTACTCACTAAAAAAAACTTAAAGAAGATGATCAAAGTGAACTAGAAGATTACCTCAACTCCGAAGCTTCCATAAAATGAAGAATTAATCGATCAACTCTTAACGAGTGGCCAATGAGAATAGTTAATGTTCCAAATCATCAACATATTCACTTTCAGCAGCAGTGGCAGCATCGATAAAAATTAATATCCTAATTAGCAAATAGAAAACAGCATCATCGGTAGAATTCAAGCACACATCTACTGGAGGCTTTAGGAAGACTTGAGAGCTCCGACATAAGTACTTCTTTGCATTTCCCAACAACAGAATTGACACAAGATCTAATAGTAACTGTCTGCAAATCTTCTGCATTCTTCAAAATCAGTTTCAACCATCTCATCTCCCTTGCATTTCCATTAAAACTCATAAAACAAACATACCGGAGGTGTTGAAACAAACATCCTGCTGTAAACATAAGACCATCCCAACTATCTTCTTCTAcattgtcgcgaatatgctgagTTGGGTttagaaaacaatgaaacagatAAACATTAAAATATGCTTAGCAATACCCAggatttgtttttctatttttctaAAATGGCTAAtaaacatcagaagttttgtgTACTTACCTCATTAAATACGAGAAGAGTAGAATTGGGTGCTGCTTTGAGCAGTGGAAATGCCGATTTATCAGTAGTTTCTTCCAGTTCTAGGAACAACttctccaaattatgaaatgtagGTAGGATGTCTACGAAGTCGTCCGCACTGGAGATTGCCTATTCATTACAAAGCAATAACAACAAGTATATCAGTGTTGAGGAATCCGCTTGAGCatataatacataaaaatataaagAGAGCAAAAGAAAGAAGATACCTGTAGGGTTACATCATATATTGTTAGACTTTTTACATGTGTAAGCGCTTGAAAAAACTTGCTTACAGCTGCACCTATCTGTTGCTCCCTTGGTACATATAGATCACAAAGCCAAACTTTTGCAGATTCTAGTGATTGAAAGCTGGAAAGATATTCCTTTGCCACACAACCACGATAGGTAAGTGACGATAGATTTGGTGCATTGATTTTGAGAGCACAGTTTTGTAGCCCATCATCATCCACTATGCCACCGCGATCAATTACAAGGTGCTTCAGTGCAGGAGTTGAGATGCAAAAATTCCTCACGCCAAACCAATTCCAAtccaaaatcaaattttcaaggaCATGGCAATTAGAAATGTGTAGCCCATCCCAGCAATCGTCGATAAACTGGAATCCACAAAGTGTAGGGCTCTTGAGTTTTGGTAAAGAGAAACTTTTAGGAATATAGATAAAGGGATAAAGGATGCAGTTAGCTCCAACGTAATCAATGATTTGCATGTAAAAAGAGACAAAGGGATAAGAAAAGGTTCCCTTTGATTTAACCAGAGATTGAGCTCTTCAACATCACGCTCTGTTACATTAGAGATCCAAGAATGAACCCTATATGCATTGAAGTGCTTATTCATGTAAATATGGACCTTCTGAATATTTGATGATGCATCAGGAAGACGCAGTGTTCTATCCACAAAATCCATGAACTTATTGATTTCGGATTTATGATACAAGTTGGGGAAAACAAGAGTGGGGAAAGAGGTCCATATGCGACTCCATCTTTTCGACAGAAAAGAAGTACGAGCAACATGCTTGATATCAAGGGAAGAGAGGATACGATGAAGAAGTGAGTCAGGTAATTCGCTAATCCTATCCTCTGCCTCACCAATGTTGTTTAAACCCATGAGATTTCAGTTCCTGTATACAAATTGAAAACCAGATGGAAAGGGGTTTATAATGAATATATCTTAATGTTGCACACAAAATCTAATTGCATAAACATAACCAGTTGTCCGTTCGCCTAACAATGAAGCTAGCTAATTTAAAGACAACATCAAGCACAGAttacataaaatacataaaagaagattaacaattaaaaaaaacaacATGCAGACAAAGTACATAAACACAGGACTAAAAAGAAAATTTTCAGTTTTTCTGTACAGAAAAACAAAATCCAGCTTTAAGTCTGTGTGCCTAACAAAGAATCTAGCTAGCTAATAGACGAGATCAAGTACAAATGACATAAACATCAAGAACTAAAATTAAAAGTGAATTGAAAGATTACCTAAACTGTGAAGCTTCcacaaaatgaaaatgaaaattcaCTCTAGAGT contains:
- the LOC113334029 gene encoding F-box/LRR-repeat protein At4g14103-like, which produces MGLNNIGEAEDRISELPDSLLHRILSSLDIKHVARTSFLSKRWSRIWTSFPTLVFPNLYHKSEINKFMDFVDRTLRLPDASSNIQKVHIYMNKHFNAYRVHSWISNVTERDVEELNLWLNQREPFLIPLSLFTCKSLITLELTASFIPLSIFLKVSLYQNSRALHFVDSSLSTIAGMGYTFLIAMSLKI